One Leptospira wolbachii serovar Codice str. CDC genomic region harbors:
- a CDS encoding toprim domain-containing protein yields the protein MAQKTEKTAGNSRNFKKLSNVEHVRMRTGMWLGQNSLSTFEQHFFTKDSAGTYDIVHEELSDIPAKLKCLDEACMNCVDEYRKNLNDKAIPEKDKMNKLIIQLSTDRKRVTIQDNGRGIPADNAEGVYLHLMYGENFDDKVKEDHVAGQNGVGISLVRMVSSFFRVKTINGGKAYKKMFSIHDDVKKTIRGLKLSKEDTERVHLYYDEHGTFADCPLLSADQIKQLKAPCDKTGMTAVVETAKKEDHGTTVEFELNPAYFNNLDTSFNINLVKQYLQDIAMSNPGLEVVFIHKTGKEKYKFKKGFDEIFSNSEMVYYKLDYADKTSASQIHMDTYVVVGQNKTLTWVNSIFCPQGGSAIEYLENRLCDEIRKKSQIVSLEKKLNTQCTRNDVRSCFHMYVNLRILNPRFKSQDKSYLINDLNDDIRKSVDKHLDKLLKKTGLIEEIKMVMERRTQLKQLEDAQKGLRKASRNNIPKLMPPTGKPNDPGRILFVAEGDSAIAGLRPARNPKLHGLFPLRGKPLNCKGMSLAKALQNEEMKNIVAIVGLPLDQKVKSIDELHYDRISIITDADFDGYAIRSLMLSFFYEYWPELFDLGFINISAAPLYEVDVKWKDAKKETVFCIDDSDYDKLVVRVNKQGAEITRKKRNKGLGETGKEAMKYAVDHCMTTITVGNKKTAKNTQDLWFHKDYAEKRREAISEYSMSVIQD from the coding sequence ATGGCTCAAAAAACTGAAAAAACCGCAGGAAATTCGCGAAATTTTAAGAAATTATCGAATGTAGAACACGTTCGGATGCGTACGGGAATGTGGCTTGGACAAAACTCTTTGTCCACATTTGAACAACATTTTTTTACCAAAGATAGTGCCGGTACATACGATATTGTCCATGAAGAACTTTCAGACATCCCTGCCAAACTCAAATGTTTGGACGAGGCTTGTATGAACTGTGTGGATGAATACAGAAAGAACTTAAACGATAAAGCCATTCCTGAAAAAGACAAAATGAATAAACTCATCATTCAGTTGTCTACAGATCGCAAACGAGTCACTATCCAAGACAACGGCCGCGGGATTCCCGCAGACAATGCAGAAGGTGTGTATCTTCATTTGATGTATGGAGAAAACTTTGATGATAAAGTCAAAGAAGACCATGTTGCGGGACAAAATGGTGTGGGGATCTCTCTTGTGCGTATGGTGTCTTCTTTCTTTCGTGTAAAAACCATCAATGGTGGCAAAGCTTACAAAAAAATGTTTAGCATCCACGATGATGTAAAAAAAACCATTCGTGGTTTGAAACTTTCGAAGGAAGATACAGAACGTGTTCATTTGTATTATGATGAACATGGAACTTTTGCAGATTGTCCACTTTTATCAGCAGACCAGATCAAACAACTAAAAGCTCCCTGTGACAAAACAGGTATGACTGCCGTTGTAGAAACTGCTAAAAAAGAAGACCACGGAACCACAGTTGAGTTTGAATTAAATCCTGCTTATTTTAACAACCTAGACACTTCTTTTAACATCAATTTGGTGAAACAATACTTGCAAGACATTGCGATGTCCAACCCAGGTTTGGAAGTAGTATTCATCCACAAAACTGGTAAAGAAAAGTATAAATTCAAAAAGGGTTTTGATGAGATTTTTAGTAACTCAGAAATGGTTTACTATAAATTGGATTATGCGGATAAAACTTCCGCTTCCCAAATCCACATGGACACTTATGTAGTTGTGGGCCAAAACAAAACCCTCACTTGGGTAAACTCGATTTTTTGTCCACAAGGTGGATCGGCGATTGAGTATTTGGAAAATAGACTTTGTGATGAGATTCGTAAAAAATCTCAAATTGTCAGTTTGGAAAAGAAACTCAATACACAATGTACACGAAACGATGTAAGAAGTTGTTTCCACATGTATGTAAACCTTCGTATCCTCAATCCCCGTTTTAAATCCCAAGATAAGTCCTATCTCATCAATGATTTGAACGATGATATCCGAAAGTCGGTCGACAAACATTTGGACAAACTTTTAAAGAAAACTGGCCTTATCGAAGAAATTAAGATGGTGATGGAGCGCAGAACCCAGCTAAAACAGCTCGAGGACGCGCAGAAAGGCCTCCGCAAAGCTTCCAGGAACAATATCCCTAAGCTAATGCCTCCGACGGGCAAACCAAACGATCCAGGCCGAATTCTATTTGTGGCGGAAGGGGACTCAGCGATTGCGGGTTTACGTCCAGCGAGAAACCCAAAATTACATGGCCTTTTCCCTTTACGTGGAAAACCACTCAACTGTAAGGGAATGTCACTTGCAAAGGCTCTCCAAAACGAAGAGATGAAAAACATCGTTGCTATCGTTGGCCTTCCTCTCGACCAAAAAGTGAAGTCCATTGATGAATTGCATTACGATCGTATCAGCATCATCACCGATGCGGATTTTGATGGTTATGCGATCCGTTCTCTTATGTTGTCTTTTTTCTATGAGTATTGGCCAGAACTTTTTGATCTAGGTTTTATCAATATCTCTGCCGCACCACTTTACGAAGTGGATGTGAAGTGGAAGGATGCCAAAAAAGAAACTGTGTTTTGTATCGATGACTCCGACTACGATAAGTTAGTGGTTCGGGTCAACAAACAAGGAGCAGAGATCACTCGTAAAAAACGAAATAAGGGACTTGGAGAAACTGGTAAGGAAGCCATGAAGTATGCGGTGGATCATTGTATGACGACCATTACAG
- a CDS encoding DNA gyrase subunit A, with protein sequence MKNEEQYPKRPFEDQVNDDQRKYSRYVCDSRAIPQEIDGLKPVQRRILWAMWNSDARNRHTKTVKVAGLAMGYHPHGDRSIQDALSQMAQDFAFANNYPLVHGEGTFGDVLDPNAIASPRYTEVKLSDFAKDLGFFESLPDIDYVKNYDETEDEPIHFVGKVPVVLLNNIQGIATGFRCFIPAHKLSDVIDSQVTYLKTGKPKKVTPWYKGYGGEVKLSKNDNGNTVMSTTFGFKKDDGKLFLVDSPMNWNREKVVNYLDDLIERKDNWLKDYVDHSSQTFKIELIAKKGEEPSEKEIKELFTKENNEVLTINVITHEGKLRNFVPEEIIKRFCDFRKTHLIRRFKRLAGLEKEKIDRNSELIRFIKERWNEKVTGIKSKKEFEDKLKAAKFVYFEWLSSIPVYRMTLEEVRKCEDAIVEAKTKYTEYTTLQKDDKKLTGFMTDELDELKKKWDPK encoded by the coding sequence ATGAAGAACGAAGAACAGTATCCTAAACGCCCCTTTGAAGACCAAGTGAATGATGACCAAAGGAAATACTCTCGCTATGTATGCGATTCGAGAGCCATTCCGCAAGAAATTGATGGTCTAAAACCTGTTCAACGAAGGATTCTTTGGGCGATGTGGAACTCGGATGCCAGAAACCGTCACACCAAAACTGTAAAAGTTGCCGGCCTTGCCATGGGATACCATCCGCATGGAGATCGTTCCATCCAAGATGCTCTTTCTCAAATGGCACAAGACTTTGCTTTTGCGAATAACTATCCTTTAGTACATGGAGAAGGAACCTTCGGTGACGTTTTAGATCCGAATGCGATCGCTTCTCCTCGGTATACAGAAGTAAAACTTTCTGACTTTGCAAAGGATTTAGGATTTTTCGAAAGCCTACCAGACATTGATTATGTAAAAAACTACGATGAAACAGAAGACGAACCCATTCATTTTGTGGGAAAAGTTCCAGTAGTTCTCTTAAATAATATCCAAGGGATTGCAACGGGGTTCCGTTGTTTCATTCCAGCTCACAAACTGAGTGATGTAATTGATTCCCAAGTAACCTATTTAAAAACAGGAAAACCAAAAAAAGTCACTCCATGGTACAAAGGGTACGGTGGGGAAGTGAAGTTGTCCAAAAACGACAACGGAAACACTGTAATGTCAACTACCTTTGGGTTTAAAAAAGATGATGGTAAGTTGTTTCTTGTCGACTCACCTATGAACTGGAACCGCGAAAAAGTTGTTAACTACCTGGATGATCTGATTGAAAGAAAAGACAACTGGCTAAAAGACTATGTGGATCACTCTAGCCAAACCTTCAAAATAGAACTCATTGCCAAAAAAGGTGAAGAACCTTCCGAAAAAGAAATCAAAGAACTTTTTACTAAAGAAAATAATGAAGTGCTTACTATCAACGTAATCACTCACGAAGGAAAACTTCGTAACTTTGTTCCCGAAGAAATCATCAAAAGGTTTTGTGATTTTAGAAAAACTCATCTCATTCGCCGTTTCAAAAGATTGGCGGGACTAGAAAAAGAAAAGATCGATCGTAACTCAGAACTCATTCGATTCATTAAAGAAAGATGGAACGAAAAAGTAACAGGGATTAAATCCAAGAAAGAATTTGAAGATAAATTGAAAGCAGCCAAGTTCGTATACTTCGAATGGTTGTCTTCTATCCCCGTGTATCGAATGACTTTGGAAGAAGTACGTAAATGTGAAGATGCCATTGTAGAAGCAAAAACAAAATACACCGAATATACAACTCTGCAAAAAGACGATAAAAAACTCACCGGTTTTATGACTGATGAACTTGATGAACTGAAGAAGAAATGGGATCCGAAATAA
- the gltX gene encoding glutamate--tRNA ligase: protein MTEVRTRFAPSPSGFLHVGGARTALFNYLYAKAKKGKFLLRIEDTDQDRSTEASFKIILESLKWLGMEWDEGPGVGGPNGPYTQSERIHIYKEYTDKLISEKKAYRCFCSAEELDGKKKQADAMGIPYIYDGKCSDLTETEIQSQIDNKIPFTVRFKTPHKIVIVDDMIQGKVKFESKLIGDFIIVKSDGFPSYNYAVVIDDALMKITHVIRGVGHLSNTPRQILIFEAFGFPLPRFAHASEIVGTDGKKLSKRAGATSVLAFRDLGYSSDTMRNYMALLGWTSPDGKEYMSDEELCSVFDVERCSKSPATFDVFKKLKEEEKETVDFNKLSLLGLAEYLNPKSKLNWMSNKYIRDVNIETLGKELEPFLKDCQIPETYKSGTNPQLLSILDSVRVYLDRLIQAPPYIEEFFLENLQFENEEAKQLVLEGNGKAVVSAFYQYVKAHALVTPDEYKEAMAKAGEATGEKGRTLFMPIRAITTGKSHGLELPILFSLLGQEKLVKRMEQLALALGITV, encoded by the coding sequence ATGACAGAAGTTCGTACTCGTTTTGCACCATCCCCATCAGGATTTCTCCATGTAGGAGGAGCAAGAACCGCCCTATTTAATTATTTATATGCAAAAGCCAAAAAAGGAAAGTTTTTACTTCGTATCGAAGATACAGACCAAGACCGGTCCACCGAGGCCTCTTTCAAAATCATTTTAGAATCTTTGAAGTGGCTCGGAATGGAATGGGATGAAGGTCCTGGAGTGGGTGGCCCGAACGGCCCATACACTCAATCAGAAAGAATTCATATCTATAAAGAATACACAGACAAACTCATTTCAGAAAAGAAGGCCTATCGTTGTTTTTGTTCCGCAGAGGAACTAGACGGCAAAAAAAAACAAGCCGATGCGATGGGAATACCCTATATCTATGATGGGAAATGTTCTGATCTAACAGAAACAGAAATCCAATCCCAAATCGATAACAAAATCCCTTTCACGGTAAGGTTCAAAACTCCTCATAAAATTGTGATCGTAGATGATATGATCCAAGGAAAGGTAAAGTTTGAATCCAAACTCATTGGCGACTTTATCATTGTGAAGTCTGATGGATTTCCTTCATATAACTATGCTGTGGTGATCGATGATGCACTCATGAAAATCACTCATGTGATTCGGGGAGTAGGACATCTTTCTAACACACCGCGCCAAATTTTAATCTTTGAAGCTTTTGGATTCCCACTCCCACGTTTTGCTCATGCCAGTGAAATTGTAGGAACCGATGGAAAAAAACTTTCCAAACGTGCGGGAGCTACATCGGTTCTTGCATTCCGTGATCTCGGTTATTCAAGTGATACCATGCGTAATTATATGGCATTACTTGGATGGACTTCTCCCGATGGGAAAGAATACATGAGTGACGAAGAACTTTGTTCCGTCTTTGATGTGGAACGTTGCTCCAAATCTCCTGCTACTTTTGATGTATTTAAAAAACTGAAAGAAGAAGAAAAGGAAACCGTTGATTTCAACAAGTTATCTCTTCTTGGACTTGCGGAGTATTTAAATCCTAAATCAAAACTCAATTGGATGTCGAATAAATACATTCGCGATGTAAACATTGAAACTTTAGGAAAAGAACTCGAACCATTTCTCAAAGATTGCCAAATCCCAGAAACCTACAAATCAGGAACCAATCCACAACTCCTTTCGATCTTAGATTCTGTTCGTGTGTATTTGGATCGCCTCATCCAAGCCCCACCCTACATTGAAGAATTCTTCTTAGAAAATCTCCAATTTGAAAACGAAGAAGCCAAACAATTGGTTTTAGAAGGAAATGGAAAGGCAGTTGTCTCCGCTTTTTACCAATATGTCAAAGCCCATGCTTTGGTGACTCCAGATGAATACAAAGAAGCGATGGCAAAAGCGGGAGAGGCCACTGGCGAAAAAGGAAGGACCCTCTTTATGCCAATCCGAGCCATAACTACGGGGAAATCCCATGGGTTAGAACTTCCGATTCTTTTTAGTCTTCTCGGGCAAGAGAAGCTTGTCAAACGGATGGAACAGCTCGCTTTGGCCTTGGGAATCACAGTTTAG
- a CDS encoding ATP-binding protein — protein MFLPPDMSSVRHFRTELKRTLEDNGFSADNIMHIELAADEALTNAVSANVSCHCDETIICRWRIDSSKFTLYILDYGSGLSEEGSLPDTDKELLRSNQSQCFSTFLDHIKNHQSKKPDTLPYNGSGQKHKNMGKGLKIINAMMDSVKVMFHGEGMVDEAPAGFKVMGSIIALEYDRSKHL, from the coding sequence ATGTTCCTACCTCCCGATATGTCCTCTGTCAGACATTTCCGAACCGAACTCAAACGCACTCTGGAAGACAATGGGTTTAGCGCCGACAATATCATGCACATTGAACTCGCTGCTGACGAAGCTCTCACCAACGCAGTGAGTGCCAACGTTTCCTGTCACTGTGACGAAACCATCATCTGTCGTTGGCGGATCGATTCCTCAAAATTCACTCTTTATATTTTAGATTATGGGTCAGGACTTTCAGAAGAAGGTTCCCTTCCCGACACAGATAAAGAACTGCTTAGATCAAACCAATCACAATGTTTTAGTACCTTCCTCGACCACATCAAAAACCACCAAAGTAAAAAACCGGATACCCTTCCTTATAATGGTTCAGGCCAAAAACATAAGAACATGGGAAAAGGATTGAAAATTATCAATGCCATGATGGACTCCGTTAAAGTAATGTTTCACGGAGAAGGAATGGTAGACGAAGCTCCGGCGGGGTTCAAAGTTATGGGCTCCATCATCGCTCTCGAATACGACCGTTCCAAACACTTATAA
- a CDS encoding glycosyltransferase, whose protein sequence is MILHINTSREWRGGEQQLYYLVQGLSTFKIPQIVVGQPGSPLESKCKENGYEFVPIEMRGEWDRTAYKNIRSLCISKNIKLIHTHTAHAHTLALLAKRNHLNIPLIVSRRVDFKPKTSFFSRWKYQHSANDYYLPVSQKIKEVMMESKIAPERIITVYSGIDLKRFSKSVPHEYLREEFQIPKKCIVIGNVAALVDHKDQETLLNAIAKMKTSADFRLMIVGDGKLENKLKNQAEQLGITDKVIFTGYRKDIPALLSLFNIFTLTSKEEGLGTSVLDAMASGLPIVATNGGGIGEMLDHNEGAYVCSVGDAENIAFGLDKLVGSEELRTKFGTFNKTSVKRFSVTKTVEKTKLIYYSFLGDTLYGEGT, encoded by the coding sequence TTGATCCTTCATATCAATACTTCCCGCGAATGGCGCGGTGGAGAACAACAGCTTTATTATTTAGTCCAAGGGCTGAGCACTTTCAAAATCCCGCAAATCGTTGTAGGCCAACCAGGTTCTCCTTTAGAAAGCAAATGCAAAGAAAATGGATATGAATTTGTCCCCATCGAAATGCGTGGAGAATGGGATAGAACGGCATATAAGAATATTCGATCTCTCTGTATTTCTAAAAATATAAAACTAATCCACACTCATACAGCCCATGCGCATACATTGGCTCTTCTTGCCAAAAGAAACCACTTAAACATTCCTCTGATCGTATCCCGAAGAGTGGACTTCAAACCAAAAACTAGTTTTTTCTCAAGATGGAAATACCAACATTCAGCTAACGATTATTATTTGCCCGTTTCACAGAAGATCAAAGAAGTGATGATGGAAAGTAAAATTGCTCCAGAAAGAATCATCACAGTGTATTCTGGAATAGATTTAAAAAGATTCTCAAAATCCGTCCCTCATGAATACTTAAGAGAAGAATTTCAAATCCCCAAAAAATGTATAGTGATTGGAAATGTGGCAGCTCTTGTGGATCACAAAGACCAAGAAACATTGCTTAATGCCATCGCAAAGATGAAAACTAGTGCTGACTTTCGCCTAATGATCGTAGGTGATGGAAAACTTGAAAACAAACTAAAAAACCAAGCCGAACAATTGGGTATCACCGATAAAGTGATTTTTACCGGATATCGCAAAGATATCCCTGCCCTACTTTCTTTATTTAATATATTCACGCTCACATCCAAAGAAGAAGGACTTGGCACATCTGTTTTAGATGCTATGGCATCTGGACTTCCTATTGTTGCCACAAATGGTGGCGGGATTGGAGAAATGTTAGACCACAACGAAGGAGCTTACGTTTGTTCGGTGGGAGATGCTGAGAACATTGCATTCGGATTAGATAAACTTGTGGGTTCCGAAGAATTAAGAACCAAGTTTGGAACATTTAATAAAACTTCCGTAAAACGATTTTCTGTCACCAAAACAGTTGAAAAAACAAAACTAATTTATTATTCCTTTTTAGGAGATACTTTGTACGGAGAAGGAACATGA
- the polA gene encoding DNA polymerase I produces the protein MSGRLLIIDGHALAFRAYFAFAASNLTNSKTGLPSGAIFGFWRMLFKLLQDEKVSHIAFTFDPGTRLERNDLYEDYKAHRKPMPEDLKPQIHKIYEMLKALEFPMYKLDGIEADDIIGSLCKKFAKDFEEIVILSSDKDLYQVLDKNIHMLRGKRGVSEFEKIDPEWVEKNIGITKEQVTDYMALLGDASDNIPGVKGVGEKGAAKLIQEFGNLETIYKKLDQVKNKSLIDKLAADKENAFLSRKLATIVTNLKLDIKKSDLKVPNYHEPAKVQYFKDEGYNVLHRDLAKQAGIPITSDGDSKEVTSEPTSGKKGKKSTEDTTASETEAKPNKGSAVAKKSYKRIQTLEDLKKIVTKLDPKKPISVDSETTSADPMLAELLGVSFSQEPGIGYYIAFSHPESIYSHLLPSPEEGLAVLKPMLTDPMWKKIGQNIKYDLLVFRNYGVELAGIYFDTMLASYLLNPGERRHNMDDMAVDYLDYKTITYEELVGTGKKKQNLYDIDPEKVSEYACEDADITLQLHNVLSPKMEEGIHKKLFFEIEMPVLLTLADMEFEGIAVEPGYFESLSKIFEAKIKEQEKNIHFFAGRPFNINSTKELQTVLFEDLRLPSDKKTKTGYSTDHSVLESLQGTHPIIDHLLEIRKFSKLKSTYTDTLPTLINPKTGRIHTSYNQTIAATGRLSSTNPNLQNIPIKDEEGRLLRKGFIAKKGFEILSLDYSQIELRIMAHFANDSQMMDAYKSGADIHKRTAAGLFGIPEDQVTPDMRNKAKVVNFSVIYGVTSFGLSNNLRISRKEAKEFIEKYFATYTGVGTYMEEIVEFCKEHGYVETLLGRRRYLPDIHSKHKMASEAAKRVAINSPIQGTSADMIKLAMIQIQKKIKKESFRSKLILQVHDELVFEVDPKEKKEFYQMAKEEMESAMKLKVPIVAQGKFGGNWDEAH, from the coding sequence ATGAGTGGAAGACTACTGATCATTGATGGCCATGCCTTGGCTTTCCGAGCTTATTTTGCTTTTGCCGCTTCCAACCTAACCAACTCCAAAACCGGGCTTCCCAGTGGCGCCATCTTTGGATTTTGGAGGATGTTATTCAAACTCCTGCAAGATGAAAAAGTCTCTCATATCGCATTCACATTCGATCCTGGTACAAGACTCGAAAGAAATGATCTATACGAGGATTACAAAGCCCATAGAAAACCAATGCCCGAGGATCTAAAACCCCAGATCCACAAAATCTACGAAATGTTAAAGGCTTTAGAATTCCCTATGTACAAATTGGATGGAATTGAAGCCGATGATATCATTGGATCCTTATGTAAAAAATTTGCAAAAGATTTTGAAGAGATCGTCATCCTTTCCAGTGATAAAGACTTATACCAAGTTCTCGACAAAAACATACACATGTTACGTGGGAAACGTGGTGTATCCGAATTTGAAAAAATTGACCCAGAGTGGGTAGAAAAAAATATTGGAATCACCAAAGAACAAGTCACTGATTATATGGCGCTTCTCGGTGATGCTTCCGACAACATTCCCGGTGTCAAAGGTGTGGGAGAAAAAGGTGCGGCCAAACTCATCCAAGAATTTGGAAACCTAGAAACCATTTATAAAAAACTAGACCAAGTCAAAAACAAATCCCTAATCGATAAGTTAGCTGCAGACAAAGAAAATGCGTTTTTATCTAGAAAACTCGCCACCATTGTCACAAACCTCAAACTAGATATTAAAAAATCTGATTTAAAAGTACCCAACTATCATGAACCGGCAAAGGTGCAATACTTCAAAGACGAAGGATACAATGTCCTCCACCGCGACCTTGCCAAACAAGCAGGAATCCCTATCACAAGCGATGGGGATAGTAAAGAAGTAACCTCCGAACCAACATCAGGTAAAAAGGGAAAAAAATCTACAGAAGATACAACGGCTTCGGAAACCGAAGCCAAACCAAACAAAGGCTCTGCGGTAGCTAAAAAAAGTTACAAACGGATCCAAACTTTAGAGGATCTTAAAAAAATAGTCACAAAACTAGATCCTAAAAAACCCATCTCTGTGGATTCAGAAACTACGTCCGCAGACCCAATGTTAGCTGAGTTGTTAGGAGTTTCCTTTTCTCAGGAACCTGGTATTGGTTATTATATTGCCTTCTCACACCCTGAGTCCATCTACAGCCACCTTCTTCCTTCCCCAGAAGAGGGACTTGCCGTTCTAAAACCGATGTTAACCGATCCTATGTGGAAAAAAATTGGACAGAACATTAAATATGATTTGTTAGTATTTCGCAATTATGGCGTAGAACTTGCCGGCATTTATTTTGATACCATGCTCGCCTCTTATCTTTTGAATCCAGGAGAACGCCGCCATAATATGGACGATATGGCCGTCGATTATTTGGATTACAAAACTATCACTTACGAAGAGTTAGTTGGTACAGGAAAGAAAAAACAAAACTTATACGACATTGATCCCGAAAAAGTTTCAGAATATGCCTGCGAAGATGCAGACATTACCTTACAACTTCATAATGTCCTTTCTCCCAAAATGGAGGAAGGAATTCATAAAAAACTTTTTTTTGAGATTGAAATGCCAGTGTTACTCACACTCGCAGATATGGAATTTGAGGGAATCGCTGTCGAACCTGGGTATTTCGAATCGCTTTCCAAAATCTTTGAGGCAAAAATCAAAGAACAGGAAAAAAATATTCATTTTTTTGCGGGAAGACCATTTAACATCAACTCAACGAAAGAACTACAAACTGTTTTATTCGAAGACTTGAGACTCCCCTCTGACAAAAAAACAAAAACGGGATACTCCACAGACCATTCTGTTTTGGAATCTCTCCAAGGTACACACCCCATCATTGATCATTTGTTAGAGATCAGAAAGTTTTCCAAACTCAAATCCACTTATACGGACACTTTACCTACACTCATCAATCCGAAAACGGGTCGTATCCATACAAGTTACAACCAAACCATTGCAGCTACAGGACGACTCTCTTCCACGAACCCCAACTTACAAAACATCCCCATCAAAGATGAAGAAGGAAGGTTACTTAGAAAAGGATTCATTGCCAAAAAAGGATTTGAGATCCTTTCTTTGGACTATAGCCAAATTGAACTCCGAATTATGGCCCACTTTGCCAATGACTCGCAGATGATGGACGCTTACAAATCGGGCGCTGATATCCACAAACGAACAGCAGCCGGCCTTTTTGGAATCCCTGAAGACCAGGTAACACCTGATATGCGAAATAAAGCCAAGGTGGTTAACTTTTCCGTGATTTATGGGGTCACTTCCTTTGGACTTTCCAATAACCTAAGGATTAGTCGTAAAGAAGCAAAAGAATTCATCGAAAAGTATTTTGCTACTTACACAGGTGTGGGAACCTACATGGAAGAAATCGTTGAGTTCTGCAAAGAACACGGGTATGTAGAAACGTTACTCGGTCGTAGGCGGTACCTTCCCGATATCCATTCCAAACATAAAATGGCCAGTGAAGCCGCAAAACGTGTGGCAATCAACTCTCCCATCCAAGGAACTTCTGCGGATATGATCAAACTTGCAATGATTCAAATCCAAAAAAAAATCAAAAAAGAATCATTCCGTTCGAAACTCATCCTTCAAGTCCATGATGAACTTGTTTTTGAAGTAGATCCTAAAGAAAAAAAAGAATTCTACCAAATGGCCAAAGAAGAAATGGAATCTGCAATGAAATTAAAAGTTCCCATTGTCGCCCAAGGGAAGTTTGGCGGTAACTGGGATGAAGCGCATTAG